The genomic stretch GCGGGTGCGCAGGGGCATGGCGGCCTCCTCGGGGGTGCGGTTGCCCTTACGCTGGTTGCAGGCGCGGCACGCGGTGACGACGTTCTCCCAGGTGTGCCGCCCGCCGCGCGAGCGGGGCAGCACGTGGTCCATGGTGAGTTCCTCCGGCGAGCCGCAGTACTGGCAGGTGAAGGTGTCGCGGCGCAGCACGTTGCGGCGGTTGAACGGCACCGGGTGCACGCGCGGGCGGCGCACGTAGCGGCGCAGGCGGATCACGCTGGGGACCGGCATGACCGTGCTGGGCGAGCGGACCACGTCGTCGCTGTCTTCCAGGATTTCCGCCACGCCGTACTGCACGAGCGTGATGGCCCGCTTGGCGCTGGTGACGTGCAGCGGCTCGTAGGACGCGTTCAGCACCAGCACCCGCGGCGCGTTCAGGTCAGCGGCGACCCGAGGTCTTCGGTTGGTGTCCGGCACGTCCTTTCTGGAAGTCATGTCCGGATTCTAAGCCGCGCCTGCCAGGGGATTGTTGCGCTGACACGCTTAGTTCACCCTGGGAATCGGGTGCGGCGAATGGCGTACCTCATACGGACTGCCGTCTGTTTCGTTCACAGCCTGGAATTTCACCGGGTTGCCAACGCCACGCCCGGAACCCGTTTCGCTCCCACTCTGCGGGGCAGTTCTACGAGCAGCGTCCGTATCAGGCCAGTCCGGCGGCGCGCAGCAGGCCGGTGCCGGTCTTCAGGCCGCCGCGCAGCAGTTCCAGGACGCCGTCCGCGACGTACTGCACGGCCAGCGCGCCCAGCAGCACGCCCAGCACGCGCGTGACCACGTGCACGCCGGTCAGGCCGATCACGCGCGCGATCTGCCCGGACAGGCGCAGCGCGAGGTAACACAGCAGCAGCACCACGCCCGTCACGAGGAACACGGCGGTCAGCAGCAGCGGCGAGCCGTGCGCGTCCCCCGCGAGGATCATGATGCTCGCCAGCGTCCCCGGCCCCGCGATCAGCGGGATCGCCAGCGGGAAGACGCTGATGTCCTGCCGTTCCTGCGCCTCCTGTTCCTCCTCGGCGGTTTCCTTGCTGCCGCTGGGGCGCGCGAACACCATATCCAGCGCAATCAGGAACAGCAGGATGCCGCCCGCGATCCGGAATGAACTGAGGCTGATGCCCAGGTGCTCCAGCAGCGCCCGGCCGAACAGGCCGAACAGCAGGATGATGATCCCGGCGATCAGGCTGGCGCGCAGCGCCATGCGCCGCCGCTCGAAGCTGGGGCGGTTCCCGGCCAGCCCGATGAAGATCGGCGCCAGCCCGATCGGGTCCATGACCACGAGCATGGTCAGGAACGTCTGGAGGGCCAAGCTGGAGAGTTCCGCCACATTCACCGTCCGAGCGTACCATCCGCCCCCTGCGGCGCACGTCCCCCGGGTGGACGGTCACCGCCCGCTGGGAGGGCCGCCCCTCAGGGCTGGCGGGGACGGACGTTCAGCTCCAGTGTGCCACTGGCCGGGATGCGCTTCCCGCCTTGCGTGATCACGGCGTTCACGCCCGCCGTGTACGAGTTCACGGGCGTGGTCGGCAGGACCCGCACCGTGACCGTGAAGTCCTCGCCCGCATGCACCTGCGCGCGTGAGGTCGTCACGACCACGCCGGGCGTGCTGGCCGCGCCGCTCACCGTGAACAGCCCCGGGTGCGTCTGACGGGTGTACCCGCCCACGCGGGCCGTCAGGGTCCGCTCGGTGCCCGCCGCGAGCGCCAGCGCGCTGATGCTCTCGCCCCGCTGCCCGCTGACCACCTCGGAGATCACCACGTACCCACCCGCACACCCGGTGCGGCGCAGCCCGCCGATGTCCTGTGCGCCCACGAACAGCGCGGGCATCAGGGACGCCACGACCAGCCCCAGGCCCAGCGCCGCCCGGGCGGGCTGCCGCCAGTGCCGCGCCGTGAACGCCAGCCCACCCGGGCCCAGCAGCAGCGGCACCAGCAGCGCCAGGATGGTGTGCCCCTCGCAGGGGTTCGTGAGCAGGGCGCCGCCCACGCCCCGCACCGCGAAGGTCAGCGCCGCGCCCAGCCCCCAGCCCAGCAGGAAGGTCGGCAGGAACGAGCGGGCGGTGTACACCGGGAATTCCGGAGCGTCAGGCTGCGCGGGGGGCTGGATGGGCGGCACGGTCACCCGCGCAGCGTACCGCCCCCGGCCCAGGCAAGGCGTCCCGCACCCCACCGCAAAGCCCCCCCTCGGCCTGCACGGAGCGGGGGAGGAGGGCAGATCCAGTTCTTCATACGGACTCCGGTTGAAAGGTTTGCAAAAACTTTCAACCCGAGCGGAGCGAGCAGGAGAAAAACGGGTTCCGGGCGTGGAGTTAGCAACCCGGTGTGGTTCCGGGTTGTTAACGCAACAGACGGAATCCGTATCAGTTCTGCGTCTGGCAGGTGGGGCACACGCCCATAAATTCCAGGCGCACGTCGGTCACCTGGAACCCGGCGGGCAGTGCCGAGGCGGGCACGGCCGGCACGTCCCCAGCGTCCACGTCGAAGATCGCGCCGCAACTGCGGCACACGGCGTGGTGGTGGGCGTCGCCCTCGTGCTTGTAGTCGTAGCGGGTGGCCTGCCCGGCGCGTTCCAGCGTCACGACCACACCGTCGCGCACCAGGGCGTCCAGGGTGCGGTACACGGTCCCCAGGCTCACGCTGGGCAGCTGTTCGCGCACCTGCGCGTGAATCCACGCGGCGTCCGGGTGGGACCGGGCCGCGCGCAGCACGTCGATCACCGCTGCCCGCTGCTTGGTCTGGCGCACCATCGTCATGCCCGCAGTCTAGCAAACGCCCCCTGACGCGCGGATGACGCGACGCACACAGTCTGGCGGGGCGGCGCGTCCCGGTATGCGGGTCACTTCGTTGCACCGGGTTCATTGCTTTCGTTCAGTCTGGCGCGTACAACACTGAACGACCATGCCCGAGCGCCTCCTGCCCCTCCTGACCACGCGACCCCAGACCGGGGACGCGCTGGGCGCGCGGCTGGGCGTGAACCGCGTGACGGTCAGCACCCTGGCCCGCCGCCTGCAGGACAGCGGGGTGCCCGTGCAGGTCAGCCGCGCCGGGTACGCCCTGCCCGCCGACGCCCCCAGTTCCTCGCAGGTCACGCCCACCGGACTGATGGGGGCCGCGCACCGCTACCACGGCACCGTGACGAGCACCCAGGACGCCCTGCGCGCCTGGGCCGACGATCCCCAGGACCCCGCCCCACACGGCGCGGTCCTGACCGCCGAGCGGCAGACCGCCGGGCGCGGGCGGCGCGGGCGCGCCTGGGACACCACGCACGGCACGCTGGTGTTCAGCGTCCTGCTGCGGCACGGTCCCGGCGGTGGCCCCCTGAGCCTCCCGCACCTGGCGCTGCTGCCCCTGGCGGCGGGCGTTGCGCTGGCCCGCGCCTCGGGCGTGGGCGGCCTGAAATGGCCGAACGACCTGCTCGCCCCGGACCGCCGCAAACTGGCGGGCGTCCTGCTGGAAGCCGACCTGCGCGGCGAGGAGGCCCGCCGCGCGGTACTGGGCATCGGCGTGAACGTCAGCGCCGCGCCGGACGGGGCCGCGCACCTGCGCGAGTTCCGCCCCGAGCTGACCCGCGCGGGACTGCTCACGGAGGTGCTGCGGGAACTGCACACCTGGCTGGACGCCCCGCCGCACGACGTGCTGCCCGCGTGGCGCGAGGCCAGCGTCACCCTCGGGCAGCCCGTGCGCGTGCAGACCCCGCAGGGCCCCGTGGACGGCACCGCCCTCGACCTCGACCCCAGCGGCAGCCTGATCGTCCAGACGCCCGCCGGACCCCTCACCGTCGGCGCGGGCGACGTGCAACTCATCGGCTCCCTCACCTGACGCCCCCACCCCCACACCGGAGGACACCACCATGACCCTGACCCACCCCACCCTCGCCCGCCAGCTCGCCCCCACCCCCAGCCTTCTGCGTGACGTGCTGCTCGTCGTGGGCGGCGCCGCCTTCGTCGCGCTGCTCGCGCAGGCCGAGGTGCCCCTCAAGCCCGTCCCGCTGACCCTCCAGACGCTGGGTGTGCTGCTTGTGGGCGCCGCGCTGGGCTGGAAGCGTGCGCTGGCGGCGCTGGCCGTGTACGTCGCCGCCGGGGCCGCCGGACTGCCCGTCCTGGCAGGCGGGTCCGCCGGACTGATGAACGCCGCCGGGACCGGCCTGCGCGCCAGCATCGGCTACCTGTTCAGCTACCCGCTGGCCGCCGCCCTCGTCGGCTTCCTGGTGGAACGCTACGCGCTGGACCGCAAGTTCCTCGGCACCTGCCTCGCCATGCTCGCGGGCAGCGTCGTCATCTACGCCGTCGGCCTCCCCGTGCTGGGCGCCCTGACCGGCCTGAAGGGCGGCGCGCTCCTGACCGCCGGCCTGACCCCCTTCATCATCGGGGACACCATCAAACTGCTGCTGGCCGCGCTGCTGCTGCCCACCGCCTGGAAGATCATCCGCAAATAACCGGCACTCCGGACACGGCCCCCACCTTCACCCGGGTGGGGGCCGTCACCATGCCGCGCGGCGGCGTGTGGCGTGTCTCCCGTGCGGAGACCCGTGAGGCTGGCGTGCCCTCACTCTGCCGGGCGCGCGGCTGGGTGGGCATCCGCCGAAAGTGGCATCCGCGCGTAGGCCGGGCGGCGTACGCTGGGGCCGTGCGAAGGACAACGGTGGCGGTGTGGGCGGCCCTCCTGGGCGGCGTGGTGGGGGCGCAGGCGGACACGCCGGTGCTGCGCGGCACGCTGCCCGGCTGGGCGGGCGGGGTGGGTTCCGTGGGGGTGCTGCTGCCCTTCCCCGGCGGGGACGACCGCCGCATCCAGGCGGCGCGCGGGACGCTCGGCGCGGCGGGGGACCTGACGCTGGCGCTGCCCACCCCGGAACGGCTGGCAGGCGCCCTGGTGCCGCTCGCGGAGTGGCTGAACCTGGACCCGCTGGGCTGCGTGACCCGCAGCGGGAAGATCACGCTGGGCGACCCGGCGGCGCAGGTGTTCCCGCTGAACGAACTGCGCGTGGCCGTGTCCGGGCGGACATTCCCCAGCGTGGGCAGCATCGTGGGTGAGGACCTGTGGCAGCCCGCGACGATCCTGAACAGCGAGGTGGACCTGCTGGCCGGGCAGGCCGGGGCGGACGGCCGCCTGCGTTTCCAGCGGCTGGTGTTCAGCCCGGCGGACGTGACCGTCAGTGGCGAGGCCCGCTGCGTGCCGGAGCAGGCCATGCCCGAGCGGCTGACCGTGAACCTGCCCCTGCGCGCCGGGTGGAACGTCGTGCAGGAGGACGTGAGTTACATCAGCGAGGACGCCACGCGCGCCCTGACCCTCGCCCCTCCGGACACCGTGACCGTCTGGCAGGCCCAGTAGGTGCAGGAAAGAGGGGAGACCGTCAGGCTTCCCCTCTTCTGATGCTGCCTGCCGTTACTCGGCGACGGTGGGCACGGCGGCGAGCGGGTCGCGGCCTTCCTTGATCGCGCCGAGGACGCGGGTGCGGATCTCGGCTTCCATGTCGGGGCGTTCGGCGATGTACGCGATGGCTTTTTCCTTGCCCTGGCCGATACGTTCGTCGTTGTACGAGTAGAACGACCCGGCCTTCTTGATGATCTCCATGTCGCTGGCGAGCGTCACGAGGTCGCTGAGCTGGTCGAAGCCCTTGCCGTACATCAGGGTCAGTTCGACTTCCTTGAAGGGCGGCGCGACCTTGTTCTTCACGGTCTTGACCTTCACGGTGTTGCCGATGGCGTCGTTGCCCATCTTGACGGGCTGGCCGATCTTGCGGACGTCCAGGCGCACGCTGGAATAGAACTTCAGCGCGCGGCCCCCGGTGGTGGTTTCGGGGTTGCCGTACATCACGCCGATCTTCTCGCGCACCTGGTTGATGAAGATGGCGGCGGTGCCGGTCTTGCTGAGGATTGCGGTGAGTTTGCGCAGCGCCTGGCTCATCAGGCGGGCCTGCAGGCCGGGGAGGCTGTCGCCCATCTCGCCCTCGATTTCCGCGCGGGGCGTCAGGGCGGCCACGGAGTCCACGACGACGACGTCCACGGCGCCGCTGCGCACGAGGAGTTCCATGATCTCCAGCGCCTGCTCGCCGTTGTCGGGCTGCGACACGAGCAGTTCGTCGGTGTTCACACCCAGGCTGCGGGCGTACACGGGGTCCAGGGCGTGCTCGGCGTCAATGAACGCGCAGGTGCCGCCGGCCTTCTGGGACTGCGCGACGATGCTCAGAGCCAGGGTGGTCTTGCCGCCGGATTCCGGGCCGTAGATCTCGGTGATGCGGCCCTTGGGCACGCCGCCCACGCCCAGCGCGAGGTCCAGGCTCAGGCTGCCGGTGCTGACGGCCTGCACGTCGAGTTTGCTCTCGGCGCCGAGCTTCATGATGCTGCCCTTACCGAACGCCTTCTCGATCTGGCTCATGGCCGTCTCGATGGCCTTGGCGCGTTCCTTGGCGTCGGTGGGGGTGGCGGCGATGTCTTTTTCTTTGCTCATGGCGTCTCCTGGATAGCCTCGGCCGCAGCCGACTCGGGTGCGGGGGCGGGGGTGGCGGGGGTGCCGCGCAGGCGGAAGGTGCTGACGGTTTCGTGAATGGGGCCGGTCTTGCGCAGGATGCTGCGGTGCAGCCCGGCGCTCCCGGCCGTCCAGTGTTGAGGGAAGAGGATCGGGGGCACGCGCGGCGCCGGGCCCTTCTTGCGGGCCAGCGTGACGTGCGCCTTGAAGGGGAGGTCGTCGGTGCTCAGGCCGAGCGCCTGGATTTCTGCGCGCAGCGCGGCGGCCAGTTCGTTCAGGCCCTCGGCCTCGACCTTCACGAACCACACTCGGGGGCTGCCCTCGTTCGGGAAGTACCCGGTGCCGCGCAGCTTCAGGTGCAGCGGCGCGGCGTCCGTGAAGAGGCGTGTGCCGAGCTTCTTCAGGTCGTCCACCCGGTCGTGCGGCACGGCCGGGAGGTACGCCAGCGTGACGTGCATCTGGTCGGCGGGCACCGAGCGCCAGTTGCCGCGCAGTTTGCCCTGCGCCGCGACGAGCGCGGGCGTGACGTCCGCCGGGACGGGCAGCGCGAAGAAGAGGCGCTGGGTGGTGGGCGTGTGGGTGTCCGGCGCGCCGCGTCCCTTCCCGGCAGCGTTCGGGCCGGGCCGGGGGCCAGCTTTGGGTCCGGTCTTGTTGCCGGGCTGGCTGGTGGGACGGGCGGGTCGTTTCGGGCGGGGGTCGGTCATGGGGTCCATCCTGGCAGGGTGCGGGCCGCGAGGGCCAGCGCCGCGACTGCGGCGCGCTCGCGCAGCTGCGCCGGATTGCCCGGCCAGTTCACGCCCGCCACGGCCACCCGCGCGCCGTCACTCAGGGCGACGTGCGCGCGCCCGGCCCCCTCGCCCCCCGTGCTCACGACCACCGCAAGGCCCAAGTCGGCCCCCAGGTGCTCGCGCGCGCCAGCCGCCAGTTCCCGCGCGCCCGCCTCGCTGACCAGCCCGCTTTCCTGCAAGGTCACGGGGGTCAGGCCCAGCGTGATCAGGCGGCGGTGATCCTGCGTGACCGCCGCGTCCAGGAAACCCGGCTGCTCGGCCAGCAGGGTGCACAGCACGCCCGCGCTGCCCGCCTCGATCACGCCCAGGGTGCGCCCGGCCAGCGCGGCCTGCACGGTGCCCGCCAGGGTCTGGTCGTCCTCGCCCCAGGTCCACTCGCGTAGCAGTGTGCGCACCTCGTCCAGAACGGGGGTCAGCTGCCTGCGGGCGTCCTCGGAGGTGGGGGCGCTGGCCGCCACACGGACGTCCACGCCGGTCAGGCGGGCGTACGTGGCGACGCTGGGGTTCGCCTGCCGGGTCAGGTGACCCAGCCGCTCGGCGATCAGGCTCTCCCCGATCCCGTGCGTGTGGACGGTGACGTGCTCCAGCGCAGCCGTGGGCAGCGGCAGGCGCGGCAGCACCTGCTCGGCCCACATGCGCCGCATCTCGCGGGGCGGCCCGGGCAGCGCCGCGATCAGCTTCGGCTGCCCGTCCCAGGTGGTGCGGACGAACCAGCCCGGCGCGGTCCCGACCGGGTTGGGCAGCGCCTCGGCAGAGGGAATCAGCCACGCCTGCTTGCGGTTCGTGTCGGGCATGGCCCGGCCGCGCGCCTCGAACAGGCCGCGCAGGTGGCTCAGCTGGGCCTCGTCCACCTGCGGCGTCTCGTTCAGGGCGGCGGCGATGGCCTCGCGGGTCAGGTCGTCGTCGGTGGGCCCCAGGCCGCCGCCCAGCAGCAGCAGGTCGGCGCGGCCCAGCGCCAGTTCGATGGCGGCCCGCAGGCGATCCAGGTTGTCCCCGACGACGGTCTTGCGGTGCAGGGTCACGCCGCGCGCGCCCAGTTCACGGGCGAGGAACGCGGCGTTGCTGTCGACGATCTCGCCGAACAGCAGTTCCGTGCCTACACTGATGATTTCTGCTATGGGCATAACAACCTCACCGGAGTATAGGCCAAAGCGAAACTTGCGTCCACCCCTGATCTTCGCGCATGGGCCCCTGGTCCATCCACCCGAACCGGGTACATGAGGGCCAGCTCAAGACCCCTTCACCGGTCCCGCTGTCTTCCGGCAGTGGGCGCTCACGAGCCCCACACGTACGCTGAATCCAGCACCACAGCGCAAGCGTAACGCGCCCTACTGGCCGCCCCCTCAGGCTTCGCCGCCCGTCCCCTTTCCCCCTTCCCCGGAAGGAACCCCAGGAGGCACCCCCATGCGCACCCCCATCCTCGGCCTGCTGCTCCTCGGCACCCTGACCCTCGCCTCATGCGGCCAGAACGCCGCGCCCACCCAGCCCGACCAGGCCGCCAGCCCCAGCGCCCCCGGCGCCGCCCCCACCAACCTCAACGCCGATCAGCTCAGTGCCCTGCGTACCCGCATCGCTGACGTGCAACAGCTGCGGGACGACGTCAGGGCCGGCCGGGTCGCTGCCCCGCTCGACGACACCGGCGCGGCCCTCGACCTCGACGCCCTGCTCGGCGACCTCCAGGCCGACCTGAACGAGGGCCTCCAGCCCCAGCAGTTGCCCGCCCCTGACCTGAGCGCCCAGTGGGTGCCGTACTCCAGCGCCACCTACAAGAGCGTCGCCGCCAACAACGCCTTCCGCTCGCAGTACAACAGCCTGCGCGGCGCCTATCCCTCCTTCAACTGGTCGACTGACGGCTGCAGCGGCCCCTCGGGCTACACCGGCTGGAGCGACGAGTTCTACTGGCCCTGCCGCCAGCACGACTTCGGCTACCGCAACGCCCGGCACTACCCCAGCCTGATGAACGAGACCCACCGCCACTGGGTGGACGGGCAGTTCAAGCAGCACATGCAGACCGTCTGCGACGGTCTCGGCTGGCGCAAGTACCCCTGCTACGCCGCCGCGCAGGCCTTCTACACGGCCGTGTACTTCGGCGGGAAGGGCTCCTTCTACTGAACTGAACGGACCTCCCGGACAGCCGGGCCGCCCCTCCGCCCGAACAGGGGCGTGACCGGGCGGCCCGGCCCGGCTGGTTGCATCCACTCCGCCGCTTCCCCAGCGCGCGCTCCCGGTACAATCGCGACACACTCCAGCCTGCTGCGTCCCCCTGCCGTCCCGAGGAACGATCATGACCGTGTCGCCCGCCGCGTCCCCCGCGTACGCCCGCCCCCGCCGGTTCCCGAGTCTATTCGCCCACCTGCGCCCCGGGCCGCCCGACCCGGCGCGGGACATCCAGCGGATCGTCGTGATCACTAGCGTACTGGTGTGGTGCGCGCTGTCGCTGCACTCCTACCTGGTGGAACCCACCCGCGACCGCCTGAGCCCCACGGAAGTGAGCCAGTGGGCGCTGAGCAGCGTCAGTTTCCTGATCCTGTTCCTGCTGACCCAGGCGGGCCGCCCGACCCTCCTCCTGCTTGCCCTCCAGAGCGTTCTGGTCCTGACCGGCAACGCCCTGCTGCGCGGCAGCAGCGTGCAGGCGGGCCTACTCATCCTGATTGCCGCGCAGGTGGGCCTGCTGATCCCCTGGCGCTGGGCGCTGCTGTGGGTCGCGGCGCAGTCCGGCGCGCTGCTGCTGATCATGCTCGTCCACTGGAAGCACGACCTGGACGGTCTGGCCTTCAGCACCGGGTACCTGTGCTTCCAGATGTTCGCGGTGACCACCACCCGCACCGCCCTGCGGGAGATCCGCAGCCGCCACGCGCTGGCGCAGGTGGTGGATGAACTGCGCGCCACCCGCGCCCTGCTGGCCGACGCGAGCCGTCAGGCCGAGCGGCTCCAGATCTCCCGCGACCTGCACGACCTGCTGGGCCACCACCTGACCGCGCTGGGCATGCACCTGCAGGTCGCCGCGCACCTCCTGCCCCCCCACGCCCCGGCCCGACCCCACCTGCTCACCGCGCAGCAGGTAACAGGCGACCTGCTGGGCGACGTCCGCTCGGCCGTCCGGGGGCTACGGCACACGGCCTGCTGCGACCTGCCGACCGAACTGGCTGCCCTGAGTGCCGCCGCGCCCGTGCGCGTCCACCTGGACTGGGCACCGGACGTGCATGTGCACTGCCCCGTGCAGGCGCAGGTGCTGCTGCGCAGCGTGCAGGAGATCCTGACCAACGCCGCCCGCCACGCCCGCGCCACGCAGGTCTGGCTGACGGTCCACCGCGACGCGGGCACCCTGCACCTGCGCGCCCACGACGACGGCCCGCGCCGCCCGGCGGACCTGCGGTTCGGCTGTGGCCTGACGGGCATGCGCGAACGTCTGGAAAGCGTGGGCGGCACCCTGGACGTCCAGCTCAGCCCGGCGTGCGGCGTGACCCTGCACCTGACGCTGCCCGCGCGGGGGACCGCATGATCCGCGTCCTGCTGGTCGAGGACCAGACGCTGGTCCGCCAGGGCCTGCGCAGCATGCTGGCCCTGTCCGGCGACCTGCAGGTCATCGCGGAAGCCGAGGACGGCCTGCAGGCGCTGCACCTTGTCCCGGAACACCGCCCGGACGTCATGCTGCTCGACTACCGCATGCCGCACCTGGACGGCCTGGGCGTCCTGCGCGGCCTGAAGGCCCTGGGGGCGCTGCCCCCCACCCTGATCCTCACGACCTTCGACGACGACGACCTGCTCATCGAGGGCGCGCAGGCCGGGGCGCGCGGCTACCTCCTCAAGGACGTCTCGCTGGAGGTGCTCCTCCAGGCGGTCCGCACCGTGGCCGGTGGGGGCCGCTGGCTGCAACCCGTCACGCCCTCGCGCGTGCGCGGCCCCGATGCGGCGTCTCCCCCCGGGGAGGCCATTGCCCTCACCACCCGCGAGCAGGAGGTCCTGCGCCTGATGGCCGGCGGGTACAGCAACCGCGAGATCGCCGGGCTGATCACCACCACGGAGGGCACCATCAAGAGTTACGTGTCGAACATCCTCTCGAAACTCGGCGTGCGTGACCGCACCCGCGCGGTCCTGAAAGCCCTGGAGTATCGTCTGATCTGATCAGGCTGCCATCTTCCGGCAGATGTCCGCGCAGCGGCGGCAGGCCTGTGCGCAGCGCTGGCAGTGGTCGTGGTGGTGCTGGCCGCACTCGGCCGCGCAGGCCTCGCAGGCTGAAGCGCACAGCGCGCACGCCTGCGCGTGCAGCTCACTGCCGCGCATCAGCAGCCGCGCGGTCAGCGCGCACACGTCCGCGCAGTCCCGGTCCAGGCGGATGCAGGCGCGCATCATGTCGATGTCCGGTTCGGACAGGCACGCCGTGGCGCACGCCTCGCAGGCCGCCACGCAGTCAAGACAGGCGTCGATACATTCCCGGATCATGGCTTCGGTCATGCCCCACCGTGGCACCCACGTCCCGGCAGGGGATGGGAGCCGGATTCAGACCCCCTTCACGCCAGTGGCCGCTCGAAACACAGACTGTGCTCCACGCCCGCGTACACCCCGAAGTTCGGGACGCGCCGGAACCCCGCCCGCGTATGCAGCGTGATAGCGGCGTGCTGCCGGTCGCCGGTCTCCAGCACCAGCCGCGCAGACCCGAGCGCCCCGCCCCGCGTGACCAGGGCGTCCAGCAGCGCCCGCGCCGCCCCCGATCCGCGCGTGTCCGGCGTGACATACATGCGCTTCACCTCGGCAGTGTCCGCGTTCCAGCGTTTCAGCGCGCCACAGCCGATCAGCGTCCCGTTCCGCTCGGCAGCCACGAGCACGCCGCCCGTCCCCGTCAGCGCGGGTCGGCTGGGCTGACCTCCACGATCCGGACAGCTTGAGCGGTCATGCAACCCAGTGCAGCACGCGCCGCGCCGAGCGACAAGGGCAACTGGGGGGTGGCCAGTAGCACGTAGGACCTGGGTGACCTCGATGTGGCCGGTCAGGGCACGCACACGCTGTTGACCGTCACCCCTCACCCACTGACCAGTTCGGCCTCCCATTCGCTGTTGGGTGCGCGGTCGTCTCTGGTCTGTCCGGCCTGACTGGCGTGCTGCGTGAAACGCGACAGCGTCCAGCTGTGAGGGCCGGCCCGCAGGATGTACGTGCCGTGCTCGCCGGGTCCGGTGACGCGGCGGCCGCTGTCGCGGTACGTGACCTCCACCGCCTCCCCGACTGGGAGCGCTTCCAGTGTGGACGTGAGAACTGCTCCGTGGAAGGAACGCTGCGGATCCGTGGCCTCCCCCTGCCACGCCCCGCTGAGGCACACCACCACGTTTCCGGCCGCGCTGCTTTTGGTCATGCCTCATCAGTGCACGTCCACCCGTGCGCGGGGTGAGGACCACCCCACCCCCCCTTCATGAGATGGCCGCCGGGTCACCACGGGTCAGGTCAGGAACAGCCGGTACGCCGGATTCGCCGTGACCTCGGTCGCCGGGTACCCCACCCCCGCCAGGAACGCCGCGAACTCCGGCGCGTCCCCGGGCGGCACCTGCACGCCCGCCAGTACCCGACCGTGCGCCGACCCGTGATTGCGGTAATGGAACAGGCTGATGTTCCAGCGGCCATGCAGGTGCGTCAGGAACTCCAGCAGCGCCCCGGGCCGCTCCGGGAACGTGAACGAGTACACCCGCTCATCCGTCGCCTCCGGCGCGCGCCCCCCCACCATGTGCCGCACATGCACCTTCGCCAGTTCGTCGTCCGTCAGGTCCAGCACCGCGTACCCGCGCGACACCAGCTCGTCGCGCAACTCGGCCCGCTGCCCGGGGGCCGCCAGCTGCACCCCCACGAAGATCTGCGCCTGCGCGCGCGGCGCGAAGCGGTAATTGAATTCCGTGATCGCCCGCGCGCCCACCACCTCAATGAACTCCCGGAACGCGCCGGGCCGCTCCGGGATCGTCACCGCGAAGATCGCCTCGCGCCGCTCCCCGATCTCCGCCCGCTCCGCCACGTGCCTGAGCCGGTCGAAATTCACGTTCGCGCCGCACGTCAGCGCCACCAGCGTCTCACCCTGCACGCCCCGCTCCTGCACGAAGCGCTTCAGGCCGGCCACCGCCAGCGCCCCCGCCGGTTCCATCACCGCGCGCGTGTCGTCGAACACGTCCTTGATGGCTGCGCACACCTCATCCGTGTTCACCCTCACCCAGTCGTCCA from Deinococcus soli (ex Cha et al. 2016) encodes the following:
- a CDS encoding four-helix bundle copper-binding protein, whose translation is MTEAMIRECIDACLDCVAACEACATACLSEPDIDMMRACIRLDRDCADVCALTARLLMRGSELHAQACALCASACEACAAECGQHHHDHCQRCAQACRRCADICRKMAA
- the ilvA gene encoding threonine ammonia-lyase, biosynthetic, whose product is MDVLRLALTSKVYGAAVETPVSETPRLSARLANRVLLKREDQQPIFSFKLRGAYNRMAQLTAEERSRGVICASAGNHAQGVAFAAERLGVRAVIVMPATTPEIKVGACRARGAEVVLFGDSFSDAETHAFALQRELGLTFVHPYDDPLVLAGQGTVALELLRQVEVPGPLTVFVPVGGGGLIAGVAGVLKALRPDIRVVGVEPEDSDAMFQSVQAGERVRLDSVGIFVDGVAVKQVGAFTFDLTRRYVDDWVRVNTDEVCAAIKDVFDDTRAVMEPAGALAVAGLKRFVQERGVQGETLVALTCGANVNFDRLRHVAERAEIGERREAIFAVTIPERPGAFREFIEVVGARAITEFNYRFAPRAQAQIFVGVQLAAPGQRAELRDELVSRGYAVLDLTDDELAKVHVRHMVGGRAPEATDERVYSFTFPERPGALLEFLTHLHGRWNISLFHYRNHGSAHGRVLAGVQVPPGDAPEFAAFLAGVGYPATEVTANPAYRLFLT
- a CDS encoding phospholipase A2, with protein sequence MRTPILGLLLLGTLTLASCGQNAAPTQPDQAASPSAPGAAPTNLNADQLSALRTRIADVQQLRDDVRAGRVAAPLDDTGAALDLDALLGDLQADLNEGLQPQQLPAPDLSAQWVPYSSATYKSVAANNAFRSQYNSLRGAYPSFNWSTDGCSGPSGYTGWSDEFYWPCRQHDFGYRNARHYPSLMNETHRHWVDGQFKQHMQTVCDGLGWRKYPCYAAAQAFYTAVYFGGKGSFY
- a CDS encoding GNAT family N-acetyltransferase translates to MLVAAERNGTLIGCGALKRWNADTAEVKRMYVTPDTRGSGAARALLDALVTRGGALGSARLVLETGDRQHAAITLHTRAGFRRVPNFGVYAGVEHSLCFERPLA
- a CDS encoding sensor histidine kinase; translated protein: MTVSPAASPAYARPRRFPSLFAHLRPGPPDPARDIQRIVVITSVLVWCALSLHSYLVEPTRDRLSPTEVSQWALSSVSFLILFLLTQAGRPTLLLLALQSVLVLTGNALLRGSSVQAGLLILIAAQVGLLIPWRWALLWVAAQSGALLLIMLVHWKHDLDGLAFSTGYLCFQMFAVTTTRTALREIRSRHALAQVVDELRATRALLADASRQAERLQISRDLHDLLGHHLTALGMHLQVAAHLLPPHAPARPHLLTAQQVTGDLLGDVRSAVRGLRHTACCDLPTELAALSAAAPVRVHLDWAPDVHVHCPVQAQVLLRSVQEILTNAARHARATQVWLTVHRDAGTLHLRAHDDGPRRPADLRFGCGLTGMRERLESVGGTLDVQLSPACGVTLHLTLPARGTA
- a CDS encoding response regulator, coding for MIRVLLVEDQTLVRQGLRSMLALSGDLQVIAEAEDGLQALHLVPEHRPDVMLLDYRMPHLDGLGVLRGLKALGALPPTLILTTFDDDDLLIEGAQAGARGYLLKDVSLEVLLQAVRTVAGGGRWLQPVTPSRVRGPDAASPPGEAIALTTREQEVLRLMAGGYSNREIAGLITTTEGTIKSYVSNILSKLGVRDRTRAVLKALEYRLI